From the Psychrobacter sp. P11F6 genome, the window GGTGCTGCCATTGGCGGTATCGCAGGTGGGCTGTTATCTAATACCAGTAGTATTGCCGATAGAATCACTGGGGTAAAACGTTTGTATATCGACCCTGCTACCCTAACCTTGCTGGCAACCCGAGCCATAGATTTACTCACCGCCCTACGTCATCGTGGTCATGCAGCAACTGATGCCACGCAATTGCTGTATAAAGGTGAGAAATCCAGTATCGAACAGTCGTTAGATGACGAAAGCGCCACTGTCACACCATGGCCGACACATAAATTACCCAGTGAGCTCAAGAAAGCTCGTGGTAAACCGCAATGGTCATCACTCAGTAGTGGTAAGTCTGAACAAGCGCAGCTATTACGAGCAGATATGGCATGGTCGCTGGCAAGTAAGCTGTCGTCGTATCAGGGTCAGCCATAGTGCATAAACATGTTTGAGATAAAATTTCTTACTGACGGGCTTTATGATGCTGGGCTTACTAATGCACTTAAGGCAAAGGTACCGCGTACGTCCGTTTGTTGCAGATATATTGGGTATAGCGGATACTTGGGAAAGCTTTGCTCAATATCTTGCATTAATTGTTGTTGGCGCTCAGCACGACGCTGCCAAAAATCATCAGACTGAGTTGGTGCTATCAACTGATTGATAACGATGGCGGCTGGCATGAGCTTACTGTCTTCTAACTGCTCTATCGCTCGCTTTGTTTCAGCCAGTGGCAGTACATCAGCTGTCATAACCAATACAATGGCGGTTTGTGTACGGTCATGCAGTAGCAACCCTGCCTGACGAAACAGCTGTTTGCGTTTCTCTAGTACGGATACTGCTTGCTCCCAGCGATCATTCCTCTTTTCAGCAAACGGATTGGCTAAATCATTGTCATTTTTTTGCTGGATTTTTTGTTCATGACTGCCCAAATGGTTTGCCACCGAGCGCAGTTTTGCCTGCCGCCGTTGCTGAGCTAGCAATCCATCCGTCCACGCCCCCATCATTTCAGGCAGCACTAATAAACGCAGTGTATGTCCCGTCGGTGCAGTATCAAAAATGACGTGCTCATAGCCGGCATCTGCTGCTTCAACCAAGTGCTGGCACATAGATTCGAGCATCGCGGCTTCTTGTGCGCCAGGTGCTGATTTTGATAGCCGTAGATGTTCGCGAATTTTTGGCATCATGTCTGGATTAGCATAGGAAGTAATGGTGCGTTCAACTTGGGCAAAATGTTCATCAACGATGATATCAGGGTTTAGTTCAATAGCATCTAGATAAGAAGTTACTGCTGTTTTTTGGTTTTTGAGCGGGACGTTTAACACATCTCCCAAGCTGTGTGCTGGATCGGTCGAGACAATCAGTGTCTTTTTGCCTTGATTGGCATAATAGCTGGCAAGTGCGGCGGCAGTGGTGGTTTTACCGACACCGCCCTTGCCGCCGATAAATATAATCGATTGTGTTGCCAGTTGCTCTACCAATGCGGGTAAAGGGTGTAATGCCATACTTGTATCTCATTTTAATGAATTCAAAGGAAACTAGCAGCAACCAACGTGGTCAAAAGGGCATCTATCCATACCCATTCTGGTATGCCATTCATGGAAGTTTTCTAAAAACAAAGGCTGCAACTCTAATGTATAAAAGCTTGCCGGATTGTCGATACCCAAGCTTTCCGAAAACATGAGTAGCATGAAAAAATCTTCTTCATCACGCGCGGCGCGTGCCATTGTCTGACGATAAGGCGCATGATAAAACTCATTTAACCCAGCCGCAAACCGTTGCCACCATGGCTCAATGTTTTTTATAGGATTTGTCATATTTGTTGTTTCCATGAAGACTTTTATTTTGCGTATATTTATTATCTATCATGCCTATATGAGACAAAAAACGCCAGCAATTGCTGCTAGCGTTTTTTATACATTTTAGTAAATATTTAACTAGGCATTTAACATGGCTTAGAGGTTACTTTTGCCTCTGTGTATCGACCACTCTTTTCGGAGTACCGATAGACTCTCAAACGTCACTAAAATCGTAGCTATCAAGATAATAATATCCATAATAATAAGCAGCCAATTACCATCATTGAAAAAGGTTTTTAGCTGAATCAATAACGCAAAAACCGTCATGACCAGTAAGAATGACAATGGCCCCAAGGTATACCACACAGGTCTGCCTTTACGTAACAAGATAACGGTGACAATCATCAAGGTTAAGGCTGCCATGAGCTGATTCGTCGTGCCAAATAATGGCCAAATAATCATACCGCCAGCACCATCGATGCCACCAGCACCAAAGGCTAATAACAAACAGCTACCAACGGCAAGCAATGTTGCCACCACACTTTTATTTAGAACAGGCAGTTTATAAATCTCACCAAACTCTTGGAAAATATAGCGTTGCAAACGTACCCCAGTATCCATTGTAGTACCCGCGAACAATGCTGCCATTACCGTCAGCATCGTCTGTGATAAAACCATATCAATACCGACGCCTGCATTCAGTATGGTTGCACCGCCATCAATAAAGGCACCAATAGAGCCGTCGCCAAATTTTTGATAAACGGCTTGCCAGTCGCCAAGGGTTGCAAAGCCTGCTGTTGCCGCAAGTATTGCACCAAGTGCTAGCATGCCCTCACCCATGGCACCGAAGTAACCAACGAATCGCACATCCTCTTCTTTATCAATCTGCTTAGATGTCGTACCCGTTGCCACCAAACCATGAAAGCCTGAAATTGCACCACAAGCAATGGTCACAAACAATAAAGGCACCATAGATGGTGTACCGATTGGCAATGCTGTGTTTATCGCTGGCGCGACAATATTCGGCGTCGCAATAAAGATGGCGGCATATAGTAAAATCAGACCGACAAATAACTGTAAGCCATTGATGTAATCACGCGGCTGCAAGAGCATCCAAACCGGTAATAAAGAAGCGATTGCCGCATAAGCAAACAAGATAATAATCCAAACAGCATTGTCAGGTAAGCCTAAGAATGTCTCAGGTAATACGACAGGGAACATAGGACCAAGATAGATAAGCCCATATAAAGCCGTGACCCCAATGATTGATACCCAAACCAGATTCATCTTGTAGCGATAAATACACTGACCGATGATAAAGGCGACTATCAAAGCACCCCAAACTGGCAGCACAGCGGATGGGGTTTTTATCATCATATTAGCAATAGCGACACCAAATACCGCATTCACCATGAGTAATAATAAGAAGATAACGATCATCATCAAGCTACGTACACGTGTACCCATGACGGTA encodes:
- a CDS encoding carbon starvation protein A: MNSAIVLVFAVAAMLCGYLFYSKFIATKILALDNSIPTPAHTMKDGVDYIPTNKYVLWGHHFTSVAGAAPIIGPAIAVIWGWVPAIIWVVLGTIFMAGVHDMSAIWASMRNRGQSIGSIAGTVMGTRVRSLMMIVIFLLLLMVNAVFGVAIANMMIKTPSAVLPVWGALIVAFIIGQCIYRYKMNLVWVSIIGVTALYGLIYLGPMFPVVLPETFLGLPDNAVWIIILFAYAAIASLLPVWMLLQPRDYINGLQLFVGLILLYAAIFIATPNIVAPAINTALPIGTPSMVPLLFVTIACGAISGFHGLVATGTTSKQIDKEEDVRFVGYFGAMGEGMLALGAILAATAGFATLGDWQAVYQKFGDGSIGAFIDGGATILNAGVGIDMVLSQTMLTVMAALFAGTTMDTGVRLQRYIFQEFGEIYKLPVLNKSVVATLLAVGSCLLLAFGAGGIDGAGGMIIWPLFGTTNQLMAALTLMIVTVILLRKGRPVWYTLGPLSFLLVMTVFALLIQLKTFFNDGNWLLIIMDIIILIATILVTFESLSVLRKEWSIHRGKSNL
- a CDS encoding cory-CC-star protein — its product is MTNPIKNIEPWWQRFAAGLNEFYHAPYRQTMARAARDEEDFFMLLMFSESLGIDNPASFYTLELQPLFLENFHEWHTRMGMDRCPFDHVGCC
- a CDS encoding ArsA family ATPase; its protein translation is MALHPLPALVEQLATQSIIFIGGKGGVGKTTTAAALASYYANQGKKTLIVSTDPAHSLGDVLNVPLKNQKTAVTSYLDAIELNPDIIVDEHFAQVERTITSYANPDMMPKIREHLRLSKSAPGAQEAAMLESMCQHLVEAADAGYEHVIFDTAPTGHTLRLLVLPEMMGAWTDGLLAQQRRQAKLRSVANHLGSHEQKIQQKNDNDLANPFAEKRNDRWEQAVSVLEKRKQLFRQAGLLLHDRTQTAIVLVMTADVLPLAETKRAIEQLEDSKLMPAAIVINQLIAPTQSDDFWQRRAERQQQLMQDIEQSFPKYPLYPIYLQQTDVRGTFALSALVSPAS